Within Quercus lobata isolate SW786 chromosome 5, ValleyOak3.0 Primary Assembly, whole genome shotgun sequence, the genomic segment tttttttttcatgtactATCAAAACACATGATCGACCCCTAAATAAATTACTTTGTAACACTTAAACTTCTACCATTTGGTTTGcttttaaatataatgaaatttagttttaaaaatccattttactCCTCTACTATctattttggagagagagaggtaaatTGGTCTTTTAATACTAAATTTTgtcaaagtttgcaccagaatAGATGGTAGGgagaaattgaaatagagttATAACTTTGGAGAGTTAATCGTGCATTTTGATATTTCAGGGAATAAAGTGTAAAATGAAGGGcagaaaaatgtaatttccgGTACAAAAAACCACACACAGACCAAACATCAAACACCTCACTTTGAACAAATCCATAGCCAAGACTGAAGCCACAAGTTGAAACCATGCCATACCAGTCAGGCTCATCGCTATCATCGTTGTTGTGACAAAGCCAACCATGCCTCTAAATTTcaccatttttcattttagtcctataagtttggattttgtcatttcaatcctctagGTTTCATCTCTTCCCAATTAAGTCTCCTGTGTGCTGTTAGTTTCTACcgttaacatttattttatttttttatatttaatttattcttaattttagaaaaacattaattaaaaaaaaaaaaaagccaattagatggacAAAGTCTTTCCAATCCCTCCCACGCCTGAGTAACAAAAATGAAACCAACATCTACATCACCACTACTTTACAAAAAGTACCACACCTCAAAGGCTACATTCCACAACAAGCCctcaaaacccaacccaaccaaTTAGACCAAAACCTATTCTACCACCTTTCTCATGGTTTCTACATCTCCCACTCCGATGTCGTTCTCCACCACTGTCGTTCTACATCTCCCACTCCACTCTTTTTAGTCTTCTTTTGGAGCAGGTCATGAGTCATGACTAAGGAGAAgcgcattaaaaaaaattggtttttctttttctttgtttttgactATGCTCCAtactttcataattttcttgggAAAAGTAAAATATTACTTGGTGTGACCGGTAATACCCGGTGATTTCAACTTGCACCACACGTGCGTTCTTATCCCCCGTCATTGTAATATTCGGTTTTTGTTtcattattattctttttatgttaaggcagtttttttttttttttttaattataaattttataagtgttacTCAATTGAATCCAAACAATTTGTTGTActgattaattaaataattttttttttaaatatccaTTCAATTTAACCAAGtgtttttaaattcaattataaaaCATAATGTACTACATTTAAATTTACTCATTTTATGAAATGGAATATGTTAATTGCGCTTGATTACAATTGGTAAAATGGAACCGAACAAGTCAGgctaaatttataaataacaaaagttaattaaaaaaaaaaccttttaacaTAATGTTATACAAGAAGTTGGATTTGATTTGGTGTGCTATTGCACCCCAAAAATAGCGTGAGAAATGAAGgttaaaaaagttataaaaaaaaaaaatttgatccaAGAATTAAGGCCAAATATACTTTTACTTTTAATCTTAACCCTTCAATATGGTATTGTATAATGCAATAACCTTAGCTTGTACTTGACTATTACACCGGATCTTAATTGGTTATACAACTCTCAAAAAGATGaataaattgtaacaaaaaaattatttcttccTTAACACGTACATTTTAATACTAGTTCATCCtatgcttataaaatttatgGCAATAAAACtttatgaaaagttaaaagtatTATTTCTTTCTGGGAGTTGAAGTCCCTGCCCTGCCCGTCGTGGTGGTTCTCTGGGACCTCTATGGTGTGCATCAGACATTTGGTGTTAAAGCTGGTTACAGAGGGTTCTACTCCTCTAAACTTGCGGAGCTCAATCCTAAGCTAGTACATAGCTGGCACAATAAAGGTGGCACTGTTTTTCAGACGTCGTTCCTCTGGCtttctagttttttattttatttattttttatatatttttttattttttaaattaatgtattttttctaaaattaagaaataaattaaaaaaataaaaaataaataagaaaataacagTTAACGGTAAAAACTACCACGAAAGACTTAATTGAGAGGGAATGGAACTAATTAGAAGAATGAAATAACAAAACTCAAACTTATATGACAGAAatgaaaaatagtgaaatttagaaggtaaattttatattttaacctattatttaattatgtgaaatttttttcaaagttatTATTGCCATCATcatgttatttttgttattacttCTCTTGTCACATGATTTAGTTTTAGGCCACGATACCATAAAAGCACTATTTGTTTGAGTTatcataataaatttgaataacaGTACCATGTCcattaaataattgattaaacAAATATTAGCTGTTATTTACTTAGTAGTGACTAAGAGCCCATTTGGAATGTACTTATTTGTTTAAacttatttgagtttttttttttttttttttttgtgtattatttATGGGCCTTATTGCacttttggtactatttataatTCATGAATTCTATTGTACTattcaactaattttttttacacttttagtaaaaaaatttcagtttcaattaaataagttgtttccaaaTGGAcactaagtgtgtgtttggcaaaaaatatttttgccaacttattttattattcagcttatttttgctactatttatggacttcactgcactttttggtactattcatagtcacattatactatttcagctaacttttacctttgtctacagtattttcaacaaaaaaatttcagtttcaataaaataagtagaTTCCAAACATATCCTAAATGTACTTAATGCGTGTGGATTTCTTCCACCTTCCCATGGGATAATTTGATCACTGAACTTGTCCTCGGAGGAGTGTAGACTATTTTTATCGatgaaattatttcaaaataaaatgtttatttatttattttgtttttccctttaaaaaatattaaagggCACCCTTTTTCCATTGCGTTCTAAGATTTAACAATTGGTTGTATACTTTCTTCAGAATGGAATTCTTTGCCTAAATTGAACAAGCTAAAGCACATAGATTTAAGTTGGAATCTCTTGCAAAAGGACATTTTAAGATTTTTGGGTGCACTCCCAGATCTTAAATATCTAGACCTAAGTTACAATGAAATGCAAGGGCCTCTTTCTAGCAAAGGTACGTACatgtaaatttgaatttttctcaaaatttccCCCTAAATTTCCTTTATAAAAAATACCAcgaaaaaactcaaacaaaattgaaatcttATATGCCTTATTGACCTCATCTACATTTACGCTAGTTGTACATGCTTTCTAGTGAATATTTCAATGCATTCAATAAGATTAAGATCCTCTAGAGTTTTTAGGGTACTTTACTACAAAGAATTCTTTAAATCCTAATTTTTCCTTCAATATGACTAATGTAATTCTCTTCACCTATGATTTAGAACTGAGTAATCTAAGAAATTTGGAGGTACTCATTGTGCGAGAGAATCGACTCAAAGGAAGCCTACCATTCAAGGGTAAAATTCCATCATACATTTTTCAACGGCTAAAATAATTTTCCTGTGAGAAGGAATGTCTTTTAGTATCCACAAGTATgccattttaaatatttactcTTTACACTATCTCTTTTTAATTCTCTTGGCAGATATGACAAATTTCAGAAGTTTGGAGATTTTAGATATGAGTGGTAATATGTTCACTGGAATTCTTTCTCCATATATTGGGACACTATCTTCTCTCAAGGCTGTATCATTATCTCAAAATAAACTCCACGGGAATTTACATGCTAAAGGTAAGAATCTACTATGAAATTTGGCATTTATACTTTGTTAATGTTACCGGTACTTATCTGACATAGATTGGGagtgtaaaaactaaaaacaaatgaagaagaatGACTGAAATATAATTATTCATGTTAGGTTTTATTGGCACATTCCAATGCAATGTAATCTTGTTTGAATATGTAATGTGTCACCAAGAGTTCAAAATTATGAGTCCAAAATGTAGTTCAAAAAAGACACCTGTTTGATTGATGATTGATCAATCAAACAAGTGTCTTTGATAGCCATTTGATCCTAGCTTGACCGATTAAAAGAAGATTCTcgaaacttccttgatagcaaCTCGATCGATTCAAAATCTTAAAACACGGATTTTGACATGTTTTAGTTGAGTTAGTGCTACCTTGTTTTTCATGCCTAACCCGCGAAAACATATAAGATACTTAGTGACGTGCTACAAAAGAGAAAACCTAAACCAAGAAATCATCAACCCGTGAGTCGAAAGACCTAAGATAATTCTCATCTGCTGTGTTGCTACTAACATGTTGCGGATCAAGGGTTGAAGCCACAATGAGAGAACAAAATGAACACATCAAGTAAATAGAAATTAGTAATTGACTTGGAGGCACAATTGAATAttatccttagacaatatttgtccCCATACACAAGTTGCTAAAGAGTTTCTACAAACTTTTCCCCAGGATATAACCAAGTTTATTGGTTCTATAAATAGCAATTTTGGAGAATACCCacaggatttcttgtgtttctttgtaACTTACTATTTTGGAGAATACCCACAGAATACCAAGTCatattttcaagtgaacattaacctctatttatacccatagggttATAACCATTCAAAAGGTATGTATGGAGAGTTACGATGCCTCAAACAACCATTTACAAGATTTAAAACCTTTCCCAATGTTCAAAATGGTTATCACAATTCTGcagaaaattatgcaaaaaacaGTTTTTACGAGGCTCAATTGATCGAGAGGAATCGAGCATCAATCGAAAGCtcttttcgatcgattgaacaGGAATCGAGCATCAATTGAGTTAGGTAGAAActtcaaatcatttttcttgatcaattcgatcgatcgaacaaAAGCTTCGACTTATTGAACATCctgaaacttgaattttcacaaaGAAATTTCCAAATCTCgaaattcaattttattcattttacaaaTGAATAGTCTCCAACATGttacaaatataaaatcttCAAGGTTTTACACAACCCCTGTATCGTTTTTATCTTTCAAGGTTCTCCATCGATTTTTAACTTCGTCACCATATTGCTGAATTTATCATGAATTACTTTTTACATAGGGTGACATGCTTGCTTGGGGTGATTAACCTATGATAATCTTGTTtacatatttttgttaattGGCTTAAATAGTTTAATCTACTGGTTGATAATCCAAGGGGTCAAAACATATTCTTTCCAATTACTATTCTGGCCAGTAAACTAATTGATTGTCTTGTTGATTTTTACATTGGCACATAATTAGGATGGACACTATTAATGTTATTGCTTTTGACAGATTTGGGTATGTTGAAGAAACTTGAAGAGTTAGATCTTTCTGACAATCACTTTGAATGGATCCTCCCTCCATGCCTAAGTCGTTTGACATCTCTTAGGTTATTAGATCTATCTGAGAACCAATTCAGTGGAAATTTGTCTTCATCTGTGATAGCCAACTTGACAACCCTTGAGTACATTGATCTTAGTTATAATCGTTTTGGGGGTTTATTATCATTCAGCTCATTTGCCAATCACTCTAAGCTCAAAGTGATTCGATTTAAAGGTGAAAACTACCAGATTGAAGACGGTAACAAAATTGTGAGTGAAAACAACACATTTGAGATCGAAACTGAAAATCCCAGTTGGGAACCTTCGTTTCAGTTAAAGGTGCTAGTGCTGCCTAACTGTGATCTGAATAAGTTATCCTCCAACATTCCAAAGTTTCTCTTTTACCAGCAAGAATTGGAATTGGTTGATATCTCTCACAATAGGTTGAAGGGAAGCTTCCCTGTTTGGTTGATTGAAAATAATACAAGATTGCAATTGCTAAATCTTCGGGATAATTATTTTGGGGGTCAATTTCACTTGCCAATAGCTCACTGCAATAATCTTTCTTGGTTGGATTTCTCTTACAATAACTTTAATGGGCAGTTGCAGGAAACTATTGGAAAGGTGATTCCAAACTTACAATATCTAAATATatctcaaaatcattttgaaGGTTTTCTCCCATCCTCAATTGGTGACATAAGTAATTTGGAGAAATTGGACTTGtccaataataatttttcaggAGAGGTGCCAATGAAATTGGTTGCCAATTGCACCTCCTTGGTGGTTTTGAAGTTAtcttataataaatttcatggTGAAATTTTCTCAAAGGGATTCCGATTTTTTAACAATAGCTTACgtattttggaattaaaaaacaATCAGTTTATAGGTACTTTGCCAGCTATGGTACCAACAGCTGGTAGTCACTTGGGGCTCCTAGATATTAGCAACAACGGCTTCTCAGGTTTAATTCCAAGATGGCTGGTAGGAAATCTGCAGTACTTATGGTCTCTAGAcatgagtaataattttttcGAAGGTCCAATTCCATGTGAAATGCATGCATATATTTTCAAAGACCTTTCTCATAACTTGCTTTCTGGATGGTCACCTTCTTGCGTTGATTTATATATTATTCGACATCTATTTTTACAAGGCAACAAACTCACTGGATCATTACCGAaactttctttcaatttttcatttcatcTGGTGACATTGGACATTAGAGATAATAAATTTTCTGGTAGAATCCCTAATGAAGTGGGCGTGCTTTCAAATTTAAGAATATTGCTGTTGAGTGGCAACAATTTTAGTGGTATGATTCCGGACAAGCTGTGTTGGTTAAAGAATATTGCCATAATGGATCTTTCTAGGAACAATTTTTCTGGAACAATACCGCATTGCTTTCACGACCTaaaatttgagaagatagatGCTTTTGATGCCCTTCCTGAACCAAATTCCACATTTTTGGAGTTCAGAGATATAATTGTCCCATATCAAAGTATCCTCAAaaggaattttgaaaattttgaggtaGAACGAGAAGTTGCTGCACAAATTGGGATTGAGTTTGTAACGAAATATAGATCTTACTTCTACAAGGGTGGCATTCTTGATCTCATGTCTGGATTGGATTTGTCAGTCAACAAACTAACAGGTGGCATCCCTC encodes:
- the LOC115989983 gene encoding receptor like protein 21-like; its protein translation is MKVGASQYFSMEWPLVRSLLWVLVIFAHIHELRACIEEERMGLLELKAYLKSNTNYTEPLLPSWVYDLKSECCNWERVKCNDTTGYVIKLWLSNINHETYIYADNENWFLKESLLQPFKELRILDLSRNGIRGWQGNKEWNSLPKLNKLKHIDLSWNLLQKDILRFLGALPDLKYLDLSYNEMQGPLSSKGYFTTKNSLNPNFSFNMTNVILFTYDLELSNLRNLEVLIVRENRLKGSLPFKDMTNFRSLEILDMSGNMFTGILSPYIGTLSSLKAVSLSQNKLHGNLHAKDLGMLKKLEELDLSDNHFEWILPPCLSRLTSLRLLDLSENQFSGNLSSSVIANLTTLEYIDLSYNRFGGLLSFSSFANHSKLKVIRFKGENYQIEDGNKIVSENNTFEIETENPSWEPSFQLKVLVLPNCDLNKLSSNIPKFLFYQQELELVDISHNRLKGSFPVWLIENNTRLQLLNLRDNYFGGQFHLPIAHCNNLSWLDFSYNNFNGQLQETIGKVIPNLQYLNISQNHFEGFLPSSIGDISNLEKLDLSNNNFSGEVPMKLVANCTSLVVLKLSYNKFHGEIFSKGFRFFNNSLRILELKNNQFIGTLPAMVPTAGSHLGLLDISNNGFSGLIPRWLVGNLQYLWSLDMSNNFFEGPIPCEMHAYIFKDLSHNLLSGWSPSCVDLYIIRHLFLQGNKLTGSLPKLSFNFSFHLVTLDIRDNKFSGRIPNEVGVLSNLRILLLSGNNFSGMIPDKLCWLKNIAIMDLSRNNFSGTIPHCFHDLKFEKIDAFDALPEPNSTFLEFRDIIVPYQSILKRNFENFEVEREVAAQIGIEFVTKYRSYFYKGGILDLMSGLDLSVNKLTGGIPPELGQLSPILALNLSYNQLTGSIPNTFSKLTSLESLDLSHNNLSGEIPSTLIDLHFLEVFSVAYNNLSSKVPDMKEQFGTFQNSSYEGNPFLCGPPLEKSCARVDKSPPSPIKSSNASHGKWYDVDPLVFSTTFIVSYIIFFIGVACILYINPYWQQRCFNLIENRMYWCYNFAFYMLERLSNCICH